Within the Arachis duranensis cultivar V14167 chromosome 10, aradu.V14167.gnm2.J7QH, whole genome shotgun sequence genome, the region TTCCTCCACCCCTAATAAGCTTCTCACAATATATGCATAGTAGAATGGTTTTTCCATATTCCACAACTTGTTTATAATGACCCCACGCAAGATCAGTTTTTGCTctattattgtatttttcagTTCTGACTGATGCATCAGGAGTTGATCCTTATTCTTGCAAAGATGGTGTTTCTGATGGTGTATTCGCAGAAGCCATTCTAAAAGAATATGGAGTAGCAAAAGTATAAAACAATAGCAATCCTAAATTCCCTAATTCTTATTCCCTATTCAGCAAGACAACAACCTTAAAGGCTTAAATAGTTAAATTCATAGCAACCTTAAATAGTTAAATTCACAACACAAGCATATTCATAACAGAACAGACAACATAAAAACATTGGCCATAACTCATAACAGCTtcatattcataatttcaagttttcaacaaGCGTATTCAACACAGAACAAATCAACATAACAATATTATTCATAGTTTAAAGCTTTCAACAAGCATATTCATCCCAGAAATTTCAAGTTTTCACAACTTCATAATTTCAAATATTCAACAAGCATAGAGTAGAAGTGCAAAATAGAGGAGAACTGAAGAACAACATATTCAACTAATTTGTTTGACAGCGCAGAAGAGCGAGGCAATGGCGAGGGCGACAGCACAGCAATGGCGAGGCAACAGTGAGGGCGACGGCGCAGCAACGGCGAGGCAACGGCGATGGAGATGAGAGACAGGATGAAGCGGAGCCGCGGGTCTGTTTTGTTCCTTCAGACTTCAAAATGGGTGTCTGGCGGTGAGACGAAGAAGACGATGGCGGGCGGCTAGCGACAATGGCTGGGTGAGTGACATTGTGACAGAGTGGGTGAGGTGATGACGAGGAGGGTTAGCTGTTAGGGGATTAGGGTTGGGGAAAAGTGGAAACATGGATTGGGGGTGGAGGGGGGATAGGATACTGTATacgagacttttcttttttttaataaaccaaaacgacatcgttttaaaaaatgaataaaaaaaagctTCCGAACCGATTGGTTGAGCAAAAACTGCCGGTTTTTCAGTTTTCATCAGAATTGGTCGGTTCAACCCGGTTCTCAACGATTCTCTTCCTTGTCCGGTCATATTACTCTACTGGACCGGTTAGGGATCCGGTTCACCAGTTTTCTGATCGAACCGGCTAGTCCGGTCCGGTTTTTACAACTATGGTTAGTAGGAATGTTTGGTTTGGggttattagtttttttaagtcttttggccacgcttttaaagcgtgccaaaaCAATATCAGGATATGGCCACGCTTTATAAACGTTACTATAATGAAACTCTATTGCCACGCTTTCAAAATATCCCTGTTTCTCTCTATGACCacacttttaaagcgtggcagaAAAAAAACGTGGTTGTATCTCTATTCAATTGCCATCCTcacaaaagcgtggccattgaccctttttgccacgcttttgaagcgtggcgAGAAAAAACATGGCCGAATCTTTATTTAATCGCCACTCTCACAAAAGCATGGCAagaaaaaagcgtggccatagaccttttttcttgtagtgtttttAGAAAAAGTTTCTATTAACCTTAAGTCCTTCACATTTGTTAACAAGACTCATTCATAATTcgcaattaattatttttgcaaatattatatattttttgaaaaacttttttttatctgtTTTCTTCTTTAGAATTTGTTTCTAATAATGAACccgttattatttatttgagatattaattaaaatagtctTAAAAAATTACACGCATGtcagtttaattttaaaaaataattattgatcTCTTAAAAACAATTTCAATTCAACCCTTATTTGTTAGTAGGGATGGCAACGAGGCGGAAACAGGAAATACCTTTCCGTTTTTCATCCCCACTCCTAGATTTGCTTTTATTTCGACTCTAATTCCTGTTGTGCAGGAATATTGTCTCCCATTTCCATTTTCTGCGGATTTTCATTTTTCGCGAGGCCTTTCATCTTCTTATATTGATTATTTATATGAAAGTTctaatgaaaaattaaagaaaataaatcaaaaaacattattacaaaatataagaacataGTCATGCAGCGGTAAAAAGGGAAAAGGACACCGAAATCGGAGACAATGAGGTGGCGAGAAGGTGACGACATGAAAAGCACTAAGTAGTAGCGACGAAGGGTATGGTTGTGACACTATAAGAGATTGGAATTTACGAATTTTGACTTTTTCGGATGACTTGGAGAGTGAGACGATAGAATGTTAATGTTATGGAGAGAAGAGAAGGCACTTTTAAAATTAGGGTTAagtttttcaatatatatataatatgtgaaatgactaaaaaatttacattaaaaataaattattaaagatatttaaataaatttaataattcgAAGATTAATGAAAATAAAGCGGAAATCCTTGCTCGAGTCCCACATCTTCCTCAAAAAAATTTTGCTCCATATTCATTTTCACAGAAAAAATTCATATTCAAATTCTCATTTAGAGCGATTTTTGCACTTCGAAAAGTTTTGTCATCCCTGTTTGTTAGCTCTCTTTTGATGTGAAGTGATGCGCAATCTATTCTAAACATATATATTACTCATCTAAATGCACAAACAAACTAGGAAGTGATGCCAATTACTTAAGACTAGGGTTGAAATTGTGAGCAATAATGGCACATGACCAAAACTTTGAAATGGGTCAAGATTATGCTGTATGGATTACGGAATATGAAGGAAGCGACAGATGAATGAACCCCACACCAAAGGCATCTAAaagcaaaaattataaaaaataaaatgttcttCCTCATCAATGCACATTTATTCAGTGCAAAACAAAAGTACCTaaccccctctctctctctctctctcttcagaCCCACTAGTCTTTCTCAAAACCAATGTGACATCCAAACACACCAGTATACCACGGTGACTCTGAGCGAGTGAACGGTATGTGTTGTTTGTTACTTGTTACCGTTCCCATTTCCCAAAACCAGTTAATCAAATTATCGAATTAATCATATTTCATACTCACATAAACATAACCCACTCTTTCATTTCATGTTGtgctctctcttcttcttcttctctttcttctctctcagcTGCTCAACCAACATGCTCTGCTGCCTTCCCTTCTTTTTTGGATTTGCGGTTTTTCTTGGAATGCACTTCCCTTCATTAATGGCTGGTTAGTTTTCTATCTTAAAGTTCTTTCCTTTCTTAACTTCCATCCCTCCTTTCATTATTCTCCTACCCTTGTGTGTAGTGTCTGCTACCcattgttgaaaaaaaaataaaaaaaatcaaattttgtggCATTTTTCGATGACCCATCTTGGGGaaagttgaagaaattgtggAGCTAAGGTCTAcatgatgtgtttgttagttgTTTTTTGTAGCATTAACTAATTCCATATAGTTTGTTATGTTTGTTTGCTATGGCAATTTGTATTTATGACTTGGTCAAAAGTGTATTTATTATGAAAGGATGGAGTAACATTTTCCTTAATAAAGTTGCTAACTTGCAAAACAGCTGGAAGAAGCATGTGATGGATTTCTGGCTATATAGCAAAGTCTTTTTATGACCAGAATGGTAGTTAAATTGGTTGCAGAAACCAGTGTTGAAAAATGAAAGTAACAGCTAAAAAATCTAGGTCTTCTAGTAGTGGTTGACTTTGAGTTATCATCTGAGAAGAAACCAGGACCATTTTATTTACCGCATTTATTATTGACCCTGCATGCCATGCTCTTTTGTACTACTTTTTTAACTGTCATACACGCTACATTAAAATGGAAGTGTTCCAAACTTCTTGTAAAATTTGAGGCATTTGGTTAGAGAATGAATTGCAACCATATAAGGGCCTTAACatgattattaatttatagtTTGTTCCTTGCTTCCCCTCATTATTctatgtaaattttaattttataataaggtCTAAGAGGGATTGTGTTCTGTCCatgatttaaattttgaaggGGGATGTCAGAAATTTAAACCATTTCTAGTCCTCAGTTTATTTGCTCAAGATTTTCAGAACCTCGTTACTCTCTTGATTTGTTCTTAAGCAAATTCAAAAGCCATCTAGATTTCATGTTTATAAGTTTATTTCAATCTTATGGGCTAACTTCCAATTCATTTAAGTGTTTGTGAGAACTAtgtcaatatatattattggcCTAAAAAGATATAAGCCTATGAACATCAGGATTAGAGTTTTGCTTACCTTATTAGTAACCCAGTCATTTAACTTGGTTTCAAGAGATAGATACATTTCTACAATATTTTCTCGTATTTTAAGATCAACCAATTTTGGAATTATGAATAGAGTAGGTTACATAAAATTGTTCAAGTTGCATATATTATTGAATGGAAACAGAAGAGATAATCAAAGAAGCTTGTGCTCAAAACTAAGAACAATGGCAatactgcatttgcatattaatttgatttagcATGATTgttctgaaataaaataaaatacaaggataaaaaaataaacaaagttaaCATGCTTGTGTGTCTTTCAAATGTGCTCGCAGTATATGGCTGTCTTTACAGTCGTAGGAATACCAAATGCAGCTTAGTGATCTAATATGCTGATATGCTGCTTCTTTTGCAGATTGCCCTTTGGATTTTTCCGCTTCAAACTTTACACTGGCTTCCTCTCTATGTTCTAACCAAGGTGATAGGGGAAACTGTTGCCGCTACATTAATGCTAATGTTGCAATTTCTGTTGCTCGTTTCGCTAATTCAACGAGCATCCTGGGGGTCCCTCCAAATGACTCTGTTTCCTGTCTCCAAACTATATCTGATAACTTGCAACTTAATGGAGTTCCACAAAATGCAACAGCTTTCTGTGGTTTTGGGACCAAAATTCCTGTTAATTATGAATGTAAGGGACGGACTAGTGTCATGCAAATGCTGCAATCTCCTAGATTCGCGGAGGTCACAAAAAATTGCAAAGTGTCACTTggagaggaaagaaaatgtaGGAAGTGCTTAAATGCAGGCTTTGGTTATCTGCATCATTTGGGAATTAATGATAATATAACACTCAGTACTTGTCGTGATGCAACTTTTGCTGCACTTGCAAGCCAACTTGATCACCAATCTACAACTGACATTGCAAGCTGTTTCTTTGGTGTTCAAGGACTTCTTGGGCCTCCTGGTATgaacatttttaaattataagtttTTACAATAGAATAGTTGCGATGCTCTCCCCATTTGGCTCTCTTTGAATACATGAGTTTGTACATGTGCTAATGCTATTACATACACAATTACGTATATGAGTCCTGATATATTGTGAAGCAATATTCTAGATTCTCCTCATCTTCCTACTTTAATAAGCAATGATTGCAAAATCCCCTTATGGTTGGCATGTTAAAGGATGAATGGAAACTGTAGGAATACTTATTCCACAGCTGAATTAGACTCGAAAAATCTCGAGAAGGGCTAGTTTTATATAATGTGCAACAGATGACTGCTTATATTATTCCAATTATATtgctattaaatatttatttaacatATACAATGAAGTCTGTGTACTGTTGTGACAGAGTAAAACTTACCATATTTTGCAAACACGATGCTAGTTTCAGTGTCATCGTCCCCATCCTTGCCGAGTCCCGAGGCTTCTCCAAGTCCAGTGGTTGCTGATAGTCCAAGCCAACTATTGTTAGGTGCACCTTTTAAGGGAAACCACCATACATATCACTTGACATTAGTTCCAGGTATTGCTATTGCCGTCACCGCTGTTGCTGTTGGGATGCTCATAGTCTTGATAGTTCTAATTCGTAAAAAAAGCAGAGAGCTAGATGATCCTGATGATTTCGGAAAAACTTCTTCAAAAACCATGCCTCCTTTTGCAACATGGAAGTTTCAGGAAGGTAAgtttatgttttgaatctgCTGCTTCATTTCTGAAACTTTTCTTTATGAAACACATCATAACCAGCTCTACCTTGTTCTCCATTCTTCTACCAGGTTCTTCAGCTATGTTCCGAAAATTTAGCTACAAGGAGATAAAGAAGGCAACAGAGGATTTTAGCACCGTCATCGGGCAAGGGGGATTTGGAACAGTGTATAAAGCTCATTTTAGTGATGGCCTGGTGGCAGCAGTGAAGCGCATGAACAGAGTGTCAGAGCAGGGAGAGGATGAGTTCTGCCGAGAAATCGAACTTCTTGCACGGCTGCACCATCGGCATCTTGTTTCTTTAAGAGGCTTCTGCATAAAAAAACACGAGAGGTATCTCTTTATCTgcttttttttgtgtttcttaaCACCAGATATCGGTAAATCAAGCTCTTTTGCATCTCTAATGGCAGGTTTCTGATGTATGAGTACATGGGAAATGGAAGCTTGAAAGATCATCTTCATTGTATGCCTCTTAGTCTTAGTATCTATACATTGTTTTCAATGGTACATTTAAGATATTATTTGGTTGGATTTAAAAGGACACCTCTATCTATATATTGTTTTCAATAATAGTACACTTTAAGATATTACTATTATGCTCTTCTGCATCTTTTTCTAGTAACAATTATCTATTCAACAAAATAATAGCCTTAGAGAATTGTGGAATGCAGCTGAATCTATTAGCTTGTTCCCCCTAACGAACCCGATCTCacatttcattctttttttcttgtgcAGCTCCTGGTAGAACACC harbors:
- the LOC107469895 gene encoding probable receptor-like protein kinase At1g49730 isoform X1, producing the protein MLCSLFFFFSFFSLSCSTNMLCCLPFFFGFAVFLGMHFPSLMADCPLDFSASNFTLASSLCSNQGDRGNCCRYINANVAISVARFANSTSILGVPPNDSVSCLQTISDNLQLNGVPQNATAFCGFGTKIPVNYECKGRTSVMQMLQSPRFAEVTKNCKVSLGEERKCRKCLNAGFGYLHHLGINDNITLSTCRDATFAALASQLDHQSTTDIASCFFGVQGLLGPPVSVSSSPSLPSPEASPSPVVADSPSQLLLGAPFKGNHHTYHLTLVPGIAIAVTAVAVGMLIVLIVLIRKKSRELDDPDDFGKTSSKTMPPFATWKFQEGSSAMFRKFSYKEIKKATEDFSTVIGQGGFGTVYKAHFSDGLVAAVKRMNRVSEQGEDEFCREIELLARLHHRHLVSLRGFCIKKHERFLMYEYMGNGSLKDHLHSPGRTPLSWRTRIQIAIDVANALEYLHLYCDPPLCHRDIKSSNTLLDENFVAKIADFGLAQASKNGSICFEPLNTEIRGTPGYMDPEYVVTQELTEKSDIYSFGVLLLEIVTGRRAIQDNKNLVEWAQPYMESETRLLELVDPNARESFDLDQLHTLVSIVGWCTQREGRARPSIKQVLRLLYETSEPMHSGFLQSGDDEDCQGSQQRGRRSKGKMHRNEAIFNSGDGRYLASSSSTSRSYCSRTFLLESGSPQSPPNIFSV
- the LOC107469895 gene encoding probable receptor-like protein kinase At1g49730 isoform X2; the encoded protein is MLCSLFFFFSFFSLSCSTNMLCCLPFFFGFAVFLGMHFPSLMADCPLDFSASNFTLASSLCSNQGDRGNCCRYINANVAISVARFANSTSILGVPPNDSVSCLQTISDNLQLNGVPQNATAFCGFGTKIPVNYECKGRTSVMQMLQSPRFAEVTKNCKVSLGEERKCRKCLNAGFGYLHHLGINDNITLSTCRDATFAALASQLDHQSTTDIASCFFGVQGLLGPPVSSSPSLPSPEASPSPVVADSPSQLLLGAPFKGNHHTYHLTLVPGIAIAVTAVAVGMLIVLIVLIRKKSRELDDPDDFGKTSSKTMPPFATWKFQEGSSAMFRKFSYKEIKKATEDFSTVIGQGGFGTVYKAHFSDGLVAAVKRMNRVSEQGEDEFCREIELLARLHHRHLVSLRGFCIKKHERFLMYEYMGNGSLKDHLHSPGRTPLSWRTRIQIAIDVANALEYLHLYCDPPLCHRDIKSSNTLLDENFVAKIADFGLAQASKNGSICFEPLNTEIRGTPGYMDPEYVVTQELTEKSDIYSFGVLLLEIVTGRRAIQDNKNLVEWAQPYMESETRLLELVDPNARESFDLDQLHTLVSIVGWCTQREGRARPSIKQVLRLLYETSEPMHSGFLQSGDDEDCQGSQQRGRRSKGKMHRNEAIFNSGDGRYLASSSSTSRSYCSRTFLLESGSPQSPPNIFSV
- the LOC107469895 gene encoding probable receptor-like protein kinase At1g49730 isoform X3 — protein: MLCCLPFFFGFAVFLGMHFPSLMADCPLDFSASNFTLASSLCSNQGDRGNCCRYINANVAISVARFANSTSILGVPPNDSVSCLQTISDNLQLNGVPQNATAFCGFGTKIPVNYECKGRTSVMQMLQSPRFAEVTKNCKVSLGEERKCRKCLNAGFGYLHHLGINDNITLSTCRDATFAALASQLDHQSTTDIASCFFGVQGLLGPPVSVSSSPSLPSPEASPSPVVADSPSQLLLGAPFKGNHHTYHLTLVPGIAIAVTAVAVGMLIVLIVLIRKKSRELDDPDDFGKTSSKTMPPFATWKFQEGSSAMFRKFSYKEIKKATEDFSTVIGQGGFGTVYKAHFSDGLVAAVKRMNRVSEQGEDEFCREIELLARLHHRHLVSLRGFCIKKHERFLMYEYMGNGSLKDHLHSPGRTPLSWRTRIQIAIDVANALEYLHLYCDPPLCHRDIKSSNTLLDENFVAKIADFGLAQASKNGSICFEPLNTEIRGTPGYMDPEYVVTQELTEKSDIYSFGVLLLEIVTGRRAIQDNKNLVEWAQPYMESETRLLELVDPNARESFDLDQLHTLVSIVGWCTQREGRARPSIKQVLRLLYETSEPMHSGFLQSGDDEDCQGSQQRGRRSKGKMHRNEAIFNSGDGRYLASSSSTSRSYCSRTFLLESGSPQSPPNIFSV